A single region of the Salvia miltiorrhiza cultivar Shanhuang (shh) chromosome 8, IMPLAD_Smil_shh, whole genome shotgun sequence genome encodes:
- the LOC130998448 gene encoding putative glycine-rich cell wall structural protein 1, with the protein MGKILGNGLVFVMMMLLVVVQMGNGRKLVKEMPGGGFGVAVSFTRVGDELDGLDQSSSANGIGAASGSGQGGGGGGGGAEAEGGGYKGGWGKAKAYGFGSGNGNGMGSGIGKGVGKGGKDHRCYKGRNCDKGYECDKGHGCN; encoded by the coding sequence ATGGGGAAAATTTTAGGAAATGGTTTGGTGTTTGTCATGATGATGTTGTTGGTGGTAGTGCAGATGGGCAATGGCCGAAAGCTTGTAAAAGAAATGCCTGGTGGTGGATTCGGTGTTGCAGTTAGCTTTACTAGAGTTGGTGATGAACTTGACGGACTAGATCAGTCCAGTTCAGCAAATGGTATTGGTGCTGCTTCTGGTTCTGGCcaaggtggaggtggaggtggaggtggagctgAAGCTGAAGGAGGTGGTTATAAAGGTGGATGGGGAAAAGCCAAAGCATATGGATTTGGTTCCGGTAACGGTAATGGTATGGGTAGTGGTATTGGTAAAGGTGTTGGCAAAGGTGGTAAGGATCACAGATGTTATAAGGGTAGAAATTGTGATAAGGGTTACGAATGTGATAAGGGTCATGGTTGCAATTGA